A single genomic interval of Asinibacterium sp. OR53 harbors:
- a CDS encoding MerR family transcriptional regulator, translating to MRKNLLQLDMFSAMPESPVMEEDVMEEPVTIVPVPEEPKAIPSEPVVFADERIVVKIKPKAAPKKEEPALPVAVAPDPVPAVAAVPASTHPVVTRAKTTGKRGRKSFKEIDSEVDLINVPDEEVLKQKLYYSISEVAGWFNVNTSLLRYWENEFDILQPRKTRKGDRLFRAEDIRNLQLIYYLLRQRKFSIAGARNYLKTNKKKVDTQTQLVQSLTKFKSFLLELKATL from the coding sequence ATGCGAAAGAACCTTTTGCAATTAGACATGTTTTCGGCGATGCCGGAAAGCCCTGTGATGGAGGAGGATGTCATGGAAGAACCAGTGACCATAGTACCTGTGCCGGAAGAGCCAAAAGCCATTCCGAGTGAGCCGGTGGTCTTTGCCGATGAGCGCATCGTGGTAAAGATCAAACCGAAGGCTGCACCTAAAAAAGAAGAGCCTGCACTACCTGTTGCAGTTGCTCCTGACCCAGTTCCAGCTGTTGCAGCTGTTCCCGCTTCAACGCATCCTGTTGTTACCAGAGCCAAAACAACCGGTAAAAGAGGACGTAAATCTTTCAAGGAGATCGACAGTGAAGTGGATCTCATCAACGTACCCGATGAAGAAGTCCTCAAACAGAAACTTTATTATTCCATCAGTGAAGTAGCCGGCTGGTTCAATGTAAATACTTCGCTTTTGCGTTACTGGGAAAACGAGTTCGATATATTACAACCGCGCAAGACCCGCAAAGGCGATCGTTTATTCCGCGCGGAAGACATCAGGAACCTGCAACTTATTTATTACCTGCTGCGCCAGCGTAAGTTTTCGATTGCCGGTGCACGTAATTACCTCAAGACCAATAAAAAGAAAGTAGATACCCAAACCCAGTTGGTGCAATCATTGACCAAATTCAAATCTTTCTTGCTGGAACTGAAAGCAACCCTTTGA